Genomic window (Ictalurus punctatus breed USDA103 chromosome 16, Coco_2.0, whole genome shotgun sequence):
CAATGGGGATGCCGTGTGTATGTTTGAACCCTGCTTAATTTGCTTTATCAAGATTAactcaaatttttattttgttgacaatcTACTGCAATTTTAATCAATAAAAGTACCATGATGGGGGgctgacaaaaaacaaacaaacaaagtcacacattacaaaatgtttatTAGTGGGTAACATAAGGAAGACCAAATTGgtatatttacagatattttTTATCTACAAAGTATTGGAATGAACATGGCCAAACTCCTAGTGCTTAAAGAGGCAGATCGGAGTAGgaatcaaaaagaaaaatgggggcaaaaacaaaataaaaaaataaaccacgACTGAAAATTCACACGTGGATGTGACCTTCAGTGTTGACAGTCTGTTGTGTCTGTCCCCTGATCTGTGAACCAAGGAACTGCCAATATGTACCAGTTATACAGGTATAGTTGGGGCTGAAGTGGATGATGTGAGAATTCAGGATGACTCCTCATCGATTTTAGGAGCCAGGTAGTACTTGATGTGACCCATATCTGCAATCTTGTACTCCACCACtggaagagagcgagagagagaaagcaaacaGTGAAATGAGAAAAGTAAAAACTATCAGGaataataaaacattcacaAGTGATTGAATCATATCTTACCAAGTGGAATATCTGCAGACATGCTGAGAGTGACTGTCTTGGATAGAGGAGTGGCCTTGGTGAAGAAGTTCAAGTAGTTCAGAGCAAAAATGAGCTGGACAGGTTCATTCATCTCAATCGTCACCTAATCAGACAAGGGAATAAATGTGTCACAAGTGTACTAGAGATAGATAGGCATTGTAGAAAACCTCTCTTGGACACACacgcatataaacatatacaaagAGACGCTTACAGCCTCATCCTCTTTGTCCACATTGCTGGTTTGGGACAGTTTGATGTTTCCGGTTCCCAGTTCACCGCTGGCAGAGAACTTCACGCCGTCTTTAGCGCAGGAGATCATCACAGCGTCTCCGATCTGGGACAGATCCCGGCAAATGCGGGCAAATTCACCAGAGGGCATCTTCACTACACAGCTGTACTCCTGCtcctacaaacaaaaaaaaatgaacattctcTTACTGAACATGAGGCACAGAAGAAACGGCTCGATTGTCTCCAACGAACATCTTAAGCAGCACCGATGATTCAAGCAAGACACCATGAGGAGCTCGGTGGATTATAATGTTAAACTCTTTCCCAAACACCCCAATAGTGTCGTTAACATCATTTCAACTGAGAGTAATCCCTGCCAAACAAGAGCATGCTCCCAATTAACTTTAGTTTCACTCTTGTTTAGGTTTAAACCTGGGAAACTTTCAGTGTCCGATATATTAACACTTACTGGAATTCCAAGCTGCTCCACGTCCAAGTCCATCAACTTCATCTCATAATCAGAGACTTTCTCCTGATCTGAAAGTATTCACAAGAGAATTTCACTTAAATAATTGCCATTCACAAGCACAAAACAGAATATTCAGTAATTTGTGAACATTTTACAGCTTGTACAAGACACAAGTGAACATAATTTATACCTACGAATATATTCCGAAATCTACACGTTTAAGAATACATATCTGCATGAGAAGGTCGAACCTGTACTGgtaaattaaacaaacatgaaCTCACTGAGAGTCTCGAAAACCAGAGCCAGAGAGTCTGCATTGTCCTCCGCTCTCAGTGTAATGATGTCCTCATTCCCAGCACACTTGAGGATCTTGGACATACTGGTAAAGGAAAATGAACATATAAAatacatcattaacatcaaaaCACCACAGTATAAAAGTTTCCACTGAGCAACGCCATATACAATGTTCGAGTCGAATAGAATCAAGTCGACTAGTGCtgttcttccattttttttatggTAATTGTTTGAGGCTTCCTGATATTTTGAAATAATTTCAAGTTGCTATATAGGTTAGCCACCTAGCTAGAACATTCTGCAGCGCGCGAATTAACTTTCCCGCCAACAGTGGGTCTGCGCGCGAAAATGACGTCACACGCagcgcgcatacacacacaaaagaacaaGAGCGGCGAGTTTCACTAGACAAAATATAGATTTGTAGCATTAAGATGAAAAAAATTGAGATTTTGCGTGCAATACAGACTTCTATGTTTGTAAAAAGTGACTTGGGGCAGTCAGAGAATGACTCGAAACGCTTCACGCGCATGTAAGAACATGTCCGCCATGTTTATAAAACGCTGTATAACTTCGCTCTAGTATATTAATGTGATATAGTTTAGACAGGAGCGTCACTATACACGCGTGTGCTTTCATACTGCTTCTCAGTGTGAAGTCTGACCTGCTGAGGTTGACTCCCATGGCGAGGTTCCTGTCGCAGCGGTACGAGTCGAAGCCGTCGCTGCGCAGCGTGAGCTGCACCAGGGACACATGAGACGAGTCCATGCTCTGCAAAGAGATTCCAGACGAGCTCACATCCCAGCACGCCTCGGTGATCAGATCCTTCAGAGCTTCCAGCACCTTCTTCAGGATGGAGCCTTGAACCAGCCGGGCCTCAAACATCTTcgcggttgttttttttttttaaaaaaaggttacaCAACGCAAActaatatttaaatacacaacTAACTAAGTTAGCGCGTCTCTGTGATGCTCTTGATATCTAAAATCAGATCAGGAACCGCACCTTTTCTTGGATTAAACTTTGTTTCAAAATGAACGGCAAAAAACGCGCATGACGGCTCATAAACTGCTACGAAGTGTCTCTGCGCGCGCGTTTCTTCTGCTTTTGCTAGAAATGCCGGACGCCGTCACTGACGTCACTTCCGCTTCGCCTGGCCTCCGCCTCTTCTCTTTCACATCGCACAACAGGACCGTGCATTTCCCCCGCTGTcttaaataatttagaaacaACTATA
Coding sequences:
- the pcna gene encoding proliferating cell nuclear antigen — protein: MFEARLVQGSILKKVLEALKDLITEACWDVSSSGISLQSMDSSHVSLVQLTLRSDGFDSYRCDRNLAMGVNLSSMSKILKCAGNEDIITLRAEDNADSLALVFETLNQEKVSDYEMKLMDLDVEQLGIPEQEYSCVVKMPSGEFARICRDLSQIGDAVMISCAKDGVKFSASGELGTGNIKLSQTSNVDKEDEAVTIEMNEPVQLIFALNYLNFFTKATPLSKTVTLSMSADIPLVVEYKIADMGHIKYYLAPKIDEESS